Proteins encoded by one window of Bacillus rossius redtenbacheri isolate Brsri chromosome 3, Brsri_v3, whole genome shotgun sequence:
- the LOC134531107 gene encoding protein sprouty, protein MAHHGSVAQQTATPLPRVHRPPAAPAAPAAAAARSEPEVVTLASPRPDGDRTVNEYVETPFRSSEAAGAGAGAESHHQALHLPVGKERGVVRKQPGAATTFKKERAGAGAAAGSRGAECYSGSIICPDCGRCRCEACRQPRPLPSRWLCDNACFCSAEAAVDHASCVCCVKALFYHCSKDYELERDGDGTSCADSPCSCAPHRRWARWGCLAALSAALPCLWCYWPLRGCLHVCERCYARFGSQGCRCAPPARQDLTPEKRLLDSSSDF, encoded by the coding sequence ATGGCCCACCATGGCAGTGTCGCCCAGCAGACGGCCACGCCTCTCCCCCGGGTGCACCggccccccgccgcccccgccgcccccgccgccgccgccgcccgctCCGAGCCCGAGGTGGTGACGCTCGCCTCGCCGCGGCCGGACGGCGACAGGACCGTCAACGAGTATGTGGAGACGCCGTTCCGGTCGTCGGaggcggcgggggcgggggcgggggcggagTCGCACCACCAGGCGCTGCACCTGCCCGTCGGCAAGGAGCGCGGCGTGGTGAGGAAGCAGCCGGGGGCGGCGACCACCTTCAAGAAGGAGCGCGCGGGGGCGGGAGCGGCGGCGGGCTCCAGAGGGGCGGAGTGCTACTCCGGCTCCATCATCTGCCCCGACTGCGGGCGCTGCCGCTGCGAGGCGTGCCGCCAGCCCAGGCCGCTGCCGTCGCGCTGGCTGTGCGACAACGCGTGCTTCTGCTCGGCCGAGGCGGCCGTGGACCACGCGTCGTGCGTGTGCTGCGTTAAGGCCTTGTTCTACCACTGCTCCAAGGACTACGAGCTGGAGCGGGACGGCGACGGCACGTCGTGCGCCGACAGCCCGTGCTCGTGCGCGCCGCACCGGCGCTGGGCGCGCTGGGGCTGTCTGGCGGCGCTGTCGGCGGCGCTGCCCTGCCTGTGGTGCTACTGGCCGCTGCGCGGGTGCCTGCACGTGTGCGAGCGCTGCTACGCGAGGTTCGGCAGCCAGGGCTGTCGCTGCGCCCCGCCCGCGCGTCAGGACCTCACCCCCGAGAAGCGCCTGCTCGACTCCAGCTCGGACTTCTAG
- the LOC134531106 gene encoding uncharacterized protein LOC134531106, translating into MAFDCDRFIIEIESRPAIWDSRCDEYANKCKKGKAWEEVCDMFVENFKAMDSVHKNKAAADLQRKWKNLRDCFRRELAKQRNCKSGSAADGRKQYIYFQQLTFLLPVCDTKPTTEESPDLHTQATPAAATSTAPTSLKRKKPSPETEELELLQSLRRNMEKRHAGREEEDSDRHFLLSLLPYFKRLPDDMKLEVQSDFLNTLRRYNQVSISGHRCPSQTSVYPHSSPSVITGPSFVSLPYPSSNTSTSGVRNQQFTPTISQSYNYGSHSTSETSQLMSQPQQPLQCHALSPMSPAASSSVSLQSDTSSICEDYFN; encoded by the exons ATGGCGTTCGATTGTGACCGTTTTATAATCGAAATAGAATCAAGGCCAGCTATTTGGGATTCCAGATGTGATGAGTATGCTAACAAATGCAAAAAGGGAAAGGCATGGGAAGAGGTGTGCGATATGTTCGTTGAGAACTTCAAAGCCATGGATAGCGTCCATAAAAATAAAGCAG ctgcagATCTGCAACGGAAATGGAAGAATCTACGTGACTGTTTCAGAAGAGAACTGGCTAAACAGAGGAATTGTAAATCAGGTTCTGCAGCAGATGGCaggaaacaatatatatatttccagcaGTTAACTTTCCTATTGCCAGTATGCGACACCAAACCTACAACAGAAGAATCTCCAGACTTGCACACGCAAGCCACACCCGCAGCAGCTACATCTACGGCACCTACTtctcttaaaagaaaaaaaccgtCACCAGAAACAGAAGAACTTGAGCTACTTCAGTCGCTTAGAAGAAATATGGAAAAACGACATGCAGGTAGAGAAGAAGAAGACAGTGACAGGCATTTCTTGTTGAGTCTTTTGCCGTACTTCAAACGTCTGCCAGACGATATGAAACTTGAAGTTCAAAGCGACTTTTTAAACACCTTAAGAAGGTACAATCAGGTGTCAATTTCTGGTCATCGATGTCCTTCTCAGACTTCTGTCTACCCTCATTCTTCTCCATCAGTGATCACAGGCCCATCATTTGTTTCGCTTCCATACCCTAGTAGTAATACAAGTACCTCTGGAGTACGCAACCAACAATTTACACCCACCATCAGTCAGTCTTACAACTACGGGTCTCATTCAACTTCAGAAACATCGCAGTTAATGAGTCAACCCCAGCAGCCGCTGCAATGCCACGCCTTATCACCAATGTCACCAGCAGCTTCCTCATCAGTATCTCTCCAGTCTGATACGTCAAGTATTTGTGAAGACTATTTTAACTGA